A genomic region of Limnohabitans curvus contains the following coding sequences:
- a CDS encoding two-component system sensor histidine kinase NtrB → MPFNAGTQVRRWVLWVLLVVLVLSMLSTLVWLAGRYEVSQVQSRLERDAADAVGDIRTALTRNVQSLQALQYADRAATPWEQDAHTLLREHREWLRLELRDTELRVLKSIDTSFRAPVFNRFGRAANQPEVVQACGVARRQSGPGYGASTYVPQADGLGLEIMDLCLPVITDGQLTGYTVATYSLGEMLVNMVGPQLTRSQEVSFTESDGTRLAMHGTARRGSRVFIAKQLLDLPGHTMVLRMDSWRGAPDLFPNVLTALVTAMAIALVTVLIMLARDMRRRQRVELDLADALAFRKAMEDSLVTGLRARDNEGCITYVNPAFCEMVGFEAKELIGRGIPAPYWPPEMVDEYGQRQALRLAGNAPPREGVESVFMRKNGERFAVMIFEAPLINALGEQTGWMGAVLDISEQRRVEEVSRASQERLQATARLATVGEMASLLSHELNQPLAAISSYATGSMNLLQEAAVKDPQLAETLSSAIQRIGQQAERAGKVIKSVHDFVRRRDQAREAVTPRALLDDVMPLVILQARKLGVRVVVQCPPDLPTVWCDRTMVEQVLLNLSRNGMQAMADDTPNKVLTLSVRPAASNAISRWLEFSVADLGQGIPEGVSEKLFTPFFTTKEEGMGLGLSLCRTVVEQHGGFLGHRPNTPRGTVFSFTLPQSSPET, encoded by the coding sequence ATGCCGTTCAACGCTGGAACACAAGTGCGCCGTTGGGTGCTGTGGGTGCTTCTGGTGGTGCTGGTGCTGTCCATGCTCAGCACTTTGGTGTGGTTGGCGGGGCGTTATGAAGTCAGCCAAGTGCAAAGCCGTTTAGAGCGTGACGCGGCGGATGCCGTGGGCGACATTCGCACCGCCCTCACCCGCAATGTGCAGAGCTTGCAAGCGCTGCAATACGCCGACCGAGCTGCTACGCCTTGGGAGCAAGATGCCCACACATTGCTGCGTGAACACCGTGAGTGGTTGCGTTTGGAGTTGCGGGACACGGAATTGCGGGTGCTCAAAAGCATCGACACCTCGTTTCGTGCGCCCGTGTTCAATCGCTTTGGCCGAGCTGCCAACCAGCCCGAAGTGGTGCAAGCCTGTGGCGTGGCGCGTCGCCAAAGCGGCCCCGGCTACGGCGCCAGTACCTACGTGCCGCAAGCCGATGGCTTGGGTTTGGAAATCATGGATCTGTGCTTGCCCGTCATCACCGATGGGCAGCTCACGGGTTACACCGTGGCCACGTATTCCTTGGGTGAGATGTTGGTCAACATGGTGGGCCCGCAACTGACCCGCAGCCAAGAGGTGTCGTTCACCGAATCGGATGGCACACGCTTGGCCATGCATGGCACGGCACGCCGCGGTTCGCGCGTGTTCATTGCCAAACAGCTGCTGGATTTGCCCGGTCACACCATGGTGTTGCGCATGGACAGTTGGCGCGGTGCGCCCGATCTGTTTCCCAACGTTTTGACGGCCTTGGTCACGGCGATGGCGATTGCCTTGGTCACCGTGCTCATCATGCTGGCGCGTGACATGCGCCGCCGTCAACGCGTGGAGCTGGATTTGGCTGACGCGCTGGCCTTTCGCAAAGCGATGGAAGATTCACTGGTCACGGGTTTGCGCGCGCGTGACAACGAAGGTTGCATCACGTATGTGAACCCCGCGTTTTGCGAGATGGTGGGCTTTGAAGCCAAAGAGCTGATCGGCCGCGGTATTCCTGCCCCCTATTGGCCGCCAGAGATGGTGGACGAATACGGCCAGCGCCAAGCCTTGCGGTTGGCGGGCAATGCACCGCCGCGTGAGGGGGTGGAGTCCGTCTTCATGCGCAAAAACGGCGAGCGTTTTGCGGTGATGATTTTTGAAGCCCCGCTCATCAACGCCTTGGGCGAGCAAACGGGTTGGATGGGCGCGGTGCTGGACATCAGCGAGCAGCGCCGCGTGGAAGAAGTGTCGCGTGCCAGCCAAGAGCGCCTGCAAGCCACGGCACGTTTGGCGACGGTGGGTGAAATGGCGTCGCTCTTGAGCCATGAACTCAACCAACCATTGGCCGCGATTTCCAGTTACGCCACGGGCAGCATGAACTTGTTGCAAGAAGCCGCCGTCAAAGACCCGCAATTGGCGGAGACGCTCAGCAGCGCCATTCAACGCATTGGGCAGCAAGCGGAGCGTGCGGGCAAGGTCATCAAGAGCGTGCACGACTTCGTGCGTCGCCGCGACCAAGCGCGCGAGGCCGTCACGCCACGTGCCTTGTTGGATGACGTGATGCCTTTGGTGATTTTGCAAGCCCGTAAGTTGGGCGTGCGCGTGGTCGTGCAATGCCCGCCTGATTTGCCCACCGTGTGGTGTGACCGCACCATGGTCGAGCAAGTGCTGTTGAATCTGTCGCGCAACGGCATGCAAGCCATGGCCGATGACACGCCGAACAAAGTGCTCACGCTCAGCGTGCGTCCCGCCGCCTCGAACGCCATCAGCCGCTGGCTTGAGTTTTCAGTGGCCGATTTGGGCCAAGGCATTCCTGAAGGCGTGTCCGAAAAACTCTTCACACCCTTCTTTACCACCAAAGAAGAAGGCATGGGCTTGGGCTTGAGTTTGTGTCGTACCGTGGTGGAACAGCACGGCGGATTTTTGGGGCACCGCCCCAACACGCCGCGCGGCACGGTGTTCAGCTTCACCCTGCCACAATCGTCACCCGAGACCTGA